From the Paraflavitalea soli genome, the window TTTCACGACAAATACAAGGTTACGCCCACCAATTACCGGTCAACATTGAATAACAGGCAATAAAACCGCACAACCCGGTCGCCCTGGTTGCCCGAATCCTGTATGCCGATCAATGTTCCTTTGTAATAATAAAGGCCGTCGATCCCATTCAGATAGGTCCCTCCTCCATCACTGAGCCATGACTGCTTTCCCGTGACCAGATCCAGAATATGCAAGCCGGTAAAATCAGCTACAAACAACACCTTGTTGACCTCATCGGCAGCTATCCCATTGGGATACACAAGGCCCGTAGCATATTCAGTCAATGTATCACTGCCCGGCAATTTCCGGTACACCTTTCCGGCCTTGCTGTCGGTAAAATAAATATCGCCCGTACCGGCAGGGACGAAAATCCTTTATTTTCTTCCACGGGATATGGCAGGCCTTTTTTGGCCAGTATACCCAACAGCTCCAGACCGGGCACGGGCTGACCAGCCTGACAAAAACACTCCGCCAGTTTGTATTGAATGCCCGGGTGATTGGTAACGGCTACCAGTGGTGCTCCCAACTGGATACAGCGCTCATATTTCTTTTCATTATAGGCAGTCATAAATTGTTGATAATCATCGACCACCCCCTGTGCAGGAGATGGTATCGTACCTATGAAGCAAAGGAAAATGGCCAGTATTGACCGCTGGAGCAGAAAGGATGGGATAGGTTTCATCCAATGAATTTAAAAAAAGTCACCTATTCCCTGTAACATTCTTCCCGTTTGTACGATTAGATAGTATACACGGTTAAAAACACCATGCCTTTGGGGAATTGCTACTAATGAATAAACAGGAAGAATTAATAGCCAGGTGCAAACAGGGCGATCCCTCAGCTTATACTGAGCTGTACCATGAGCACGTCGGGGCAGTATATAATTCCATTATAAGACTGGTACGCCATACGGCGGAAGCAGAAGATATCCTGCAGGAAAGCTTCGTGGCAGCCTTCCAGGGCATTGCTGGTTTTACTCCAACAGTAGGATTCAGGGCCTGGGTTAAAAAGATTGCCATTAATAAGTCCATCGACTGGATACGGAAACAGAAAATAAGCTTTGTGGAACTGGAATCGCATTTCATGGGTATATCAGAAGATGCGGGGATAGACGAGGCTGCTTTTCAATATACCATGGATGCCATAGCAGCAGCCATTGAATTACTACCTGATCATTACCGCACTATTTTCAACCTGTATGCCATAGAAAATATACCGCATGGAGAAATTGCCCACCTGCTGGGACTGGAAAATACAACTGCCAGAACCCAATACCACCGGGCCAAACAAAAATTATTAATGATTCTCACCAAAGGAGGTTAGTATGAGCAGTGAATTGGAAAAATATATACGGAATAACCTGGATGAGCTGGATAAGAAAAGGCCAGATGATGCGGTACTGGGTCGTATCCTGGCAACCATGAAAACCGCAGAACAGGAGAAACCTGCCGCCACGGTGCGCTCCATGCGGTTATGGAAATGGGCGGCTGCCTGCTTGCTGGTGACTGCCGGCGGCATCGCGGCCTGGTATTATAATCAGCAACCACAACCCACCCATGCAGGTACTACCAATATTCCCCCCATACGTCCTCAGCCAGTGCCAAAAACGGAGCTGGTAGTGCAGCCGCCTGTTACTATACCAAGGGAACATGTGGCCAGGTACAAAAAAACAGTTGTTCCTGTAGTAAAGTCCTCAAAGACGGAATTATTAGCAGGGTTGAGCAATATGCAATCAGCAGCCAGCAGGATCAATGCGGTTTTTGCTGCATCCAGGATGAAATACAACAGCAAAGAGGTGGCGGATGCGCTGGTGCAAACCCTCAACAATGATCCCAATGCCAATGTACGATTGGCCGCACTGGATGGACTGACCAGGTACCATAATGAGCCATCTGTAAGAAGAAAGCTGGTGGCTTCGCTCAATAATCAACAGGACCCGGTGGTACAGATCAACCTGATCGACCTGCTCGCCGGTATGCAGGAGGTAAGCGCCCTGTCGGGTCTCGAAAAAATGGCCAATGATGAAAACACCAATACAATTGTCAGGGGTGTTGCCTGGGCCGGGATATTACAGCTTCGTCATCGATAATCAAATCAGCATATACTTATATGAAAAAATACTTGTTATTAGTTGCTTGCAGCCTTACAGCCATGATAGGGGCCAGGGGCCAGGAATACAGGGTCAAAAGATCGACCGGCAAACTCATTGTGAGCCTTCCTGCGGTCGTCATTGAAGGGTATAGCGGCAACGAAATCGTA encodes:
- a CDS encoding HEAT repeat domain-containing protein, with the protein product MSSELEKYIRNNLDELDKKRPDDAVLGRILATMKTAEQEKPAATVRSMRLWKWAAACLLVTAGGIAAWYYNQQPQPTHAGTTNIPPIRPQPVPKTELVVQPPVTIPREHVARYKKTVVPVVKSSKTELLAGLSNMQSAASRINAVFAASRMKYNSKEVADALVQTLNNDPNANVRLAALDGLTRYHNEPSVRRKLVASLNNQQDPVVQINLIDLLAGMQEVSALSGLEKMANDENTNTIVRGVAWAGILQLRHR
- a CDS encoding SMP-30/gluconolactonase/LRE family protein, with amino-acid sequence MYRKLPGSDTLTEYATGLVYPNGIAADEVNKVLFVADFTGLHILDLVTGKQSWLSDGGGTYLNGIDGLYYYKGTLIGIQDSGNQGDRVVRFYCLLFNVDR
- a CDS encoding RNA polymerase sigma factor, which produces MNKQEELIARCKQGDPSAYTELYHEHVGAVYNSIIRLVRHTAEAEDILQESFVAAFQGIAGFTPTVGFRAWVKKIAINKSIDWIRKQKISFVELESHFMGISEDAGIDEAAFQYTMDAIAAAIELLPDHYRTIFNLYAIENIPHGEIAHLLGLENTTARTQYHRAKQKLLMILTKGG